The genomic DNA TGTCCAATTTGGCTCTTCCTGGATGTGCTGTTTTCTACTGCTTCCATCATGCATCTCTGTGCAATTTCACTGGATCGCTACATCGCCATCAAGAGGCCAATCCAACACAGTCAGTACAAGTCCAGGGCCAAAGCTATGGTCAAGATTGCACTGGTGTGGCTCATATCAATTTGTAAGTATAGTCTGGTTCATTTCTAAAATCTTGTTTGAGCTGATTTCAATTATTAGAGCAATCTTAACTTGTTTgtctgagaaaaaaacaaacatgagcCAAAGCAGACCTTGGTTAAAGGAGTCTGAAATATTTTCAGAGTGCAATAAAAGGGAAGATTATATAAACAGCAACCAAGTACAAAATAGATGGGAACAAGATGGCTTAATGTAAGCCACGGAGGGCAAATTGAGTGgactgatttgttttgtttaatcttCAATAGAAAGTTTCCTTATGGCTGCCACTCATGCCATGTCTACTATAAACCTCCAAGCAGTGTTAATGTTAGAGTGGTAATTGATTTCAAAGTGGAATAATGTGGCTtgcacatttgtattttttttctatatctcTAAACATGTAATTGAGTATTaagcaaacaaacagaaattcAGAAACAGGTCCCGCAAGTTCTGAGAGAAGTGTTTCAAAAATCTTACCATGCAACATCATTGACCCAACTTTGACTGACATTGATATTACTTGCTTATGTGAAAAGAAATGTGGCAACACAAGCAAGATGACTAAAAGTATTGAACTACAGATActtgtgcatttgttttcttACCCCAGGTATCGCAATCCCAATTCCAATAAAAGGCCTGCAGAACTACCATCTTCCAAACAACATCACCTTCAACAGTAACCACAATTGCTTGCTGAAAACTGACACCTTCTATGAGTTCATCATGTTTGGATCCTTGGCAGCATTTTTCGTCCCTTTGACCATTATGATGGTCATCTACTTACTCACTGTTCAGATTTTACGCAAAAAAGTCTATCTCCTCAGGTCCAAGGTGACTCAGAGATTTGGCTACCCGACCGTCTCAACTGTCTTTAGAAAGGAACAGGTGATGACCTCCCCTCAAACAGAGCAAAACAAAATGCTGGATTGCAGACTTCTTAGAATGCAGGAAAAACTCAATGCAGGCCTAAGGAATTCTCCCACAGGGAATGACATGACTTTCCGGAGAATGTCAACAATGGGTAAGAGATCGATGCAGACTTTGAGCAATGAACAGCGCGCATCAAAAGTCCTCGGCATCGTCTTCCTTTTGTTCGTCATTATGTGGTGCCCTTTCTTCATTACAAATATTACCTCCGTGCTTTGCTCCAGGTGTGACGCTGATGTAATTTCCCAACTCATGGAGATTTTTGTTTGGGTGGGCTACGTTTCATCGGGTATCAACCCACTGGTCTACACATTGTTCAACAAAACTTTTCGGGAGTCCTTCACACGTTACATCACCTGTAAATACAAAACCTGCACGAGTCACAGGCCACATAGACACCAGATGTCAGGAGCAGATTGGACTCTTACGAGAATCTCATTCAAATCCTCCATGACTGAGAACTCAAAACTGTTCATGAAGCGGGAAATGAAGAATGGCATTGAAGCGGTGACAAACCGGAGTCCACTGAGGTGTCAACAGACGGCTACAAAGTCAGGCGGTGCTGTTGTGTTCGATACACTGCTTCTGAGTGAAAACAATCATGGTAAATGTATCGAGCATGTCAGCTGTGTATAGATAAGCCAATAAAtccaagtaaaataaatacttgaagtCAATTTGAGATGTGGTGCAAAAATTATCCTTCACTGAAGATGAAAGAGAGATTGGGTCACTTCAAATTTGATGCATGAcatcataaattaaaaaacaatgtacTATATGACTACATAATTGCTGATGCTGTGTTTATGTGAGGAGGATGGAGCAAATCAAGGAGAAATTCAACTACTTATCGCTAAACTTTAATACTTATTCAAGACAGGCTACATGTCAACTAAAATCCAGAATATTCTGAACAAAACTGATGTTAAATATTAACAACACCTTAAACTTAgatatgataaaataaaatgttgattAATTGTTGTTGCTTTGGACTATTAATTATCAAACAACCAcataaacaatatttttcttCTAATCACTTCTGCAGTAAACTCCAGTGGAATAAAGATCCTCTTGTTCTTTGCTGGAATAGTGAATAAATCTTGGGCATGTTTATTGCAGCTTGATGTACAGCAGTGAACAAAATCTTAATCCATTTCAGACAGAAATCTCAATGAGGTAAATAAAAACTCTCTGTGTTGGGGCCCTGACACAAATTTGAAAAGCGTCCATGTTTTCCTTCTATTAATGTCTTCACTGTGTACTAAAGGGATTGGTTGGAGTTGGCCAAagatcagtgtttttaaaacacaagTCATAAAAGCAGAATGGCCAGACAATCCACAAATATTGTAACTGATTCTGTGGCTCGGCACTTTCCAAGGACTTATAGTGATGTGCTTGGACATGCTTTTTGTCATTGGTAATAAACAGGAGCTCTAATGATTTAGTATAAGGAggagtaataaaaataattaaagattATTTGGGAGTTGTTCTCTTTATGACCAAACAGGAAGCACAGTAATTATTTAGTGTGGGGAAATAACGAGAAGTCAAAAGTACTTTTGTTGACCAGGACAACAAGGTTGGTGTAATTACTAATCCAGTAACCTTTCATCACTGAAATAATCAGAAAGGGGCCTTTGTGATGGGGTTAGAGTTAAAAATGAGACTTTTTCCAGCAATCAGTGCCAGTTAGACAAATAGGTATatagtagggctgaacgattttggaaaataatctaattgtgatttttttcctcaatattgcgattatTTTTCTCAAGGGActattgtcatgtatttttcaatgaacacaagcaataaatcaatctgtttcataaacaatttcagatttatttaaactttaaataaatatgaaatgtaaattttaaagcatagattacaacaataaagcaaacaaatctgtgtctTTTCCTCTTCAACATTAGGGATGGGTATACTACTGTACTACTACTCTTATCGATCCAGTATTTTATCGATacctaacaaaaataaaataataataaaataataaacaattatttttgaaaatctttAACAATAtggcacaaaataaatgaaaaatacaaaatagttgtaaataaaacactataaatgtataaataaaacagtaaaaaataccgtataaataacttttttatttggTCCATTTTGCCATATTAACGCAAcattttagctgtaagatattAGTCACTACTCGAGACAGACGGCTGAAGCGTGGCTGCCACGGAGGACTATCGGCTAGGCTAAAGGCTAAGCCATGGAGAACCCCGcacggcgcacacacacaactcatctGGATCTGCAGcggcacacacttttctgactcaaaattaCAATAGCCATTTAAATAGCTATGTGTTTAACTGtagtgtgcagttttttggctgaaaacaataacaaatgtgTAGATACAGACATACCTACTCATGAAGAGAGGCGAACAGGCGAGCACTGTCtacagtagcccctcccatCAGTCAGCTCCGCATGTGGGTTCTTACGGTGGACTGACAGGCAGCACGGTAGTATCAATGCTTGTCTGAGGCTTGAGGATTAacgtcaccttaaaaatactGGTAACAGGACCGGTAAGGATGTAGTTTGTTGatccaaaacaataaaaaataaaattcgcAGCCTTTGCAATTAGAAAATCGTGTTTTATGATATCCCGAGAATATCGCAAATGTGATTAATCATTCAGCCTTAGTATATAGTGTATCAGCATACAGTGTTTAGAGGAGCAAGGGGTCAAATGAAGAGGGAATGTCATTTCTATAATTTCCTTTGCCTAATCATTGGTCTTTTACATTCCATGTTATCCTCTTCTACAACAGAGGGAAGGGGGGTTGTTGGATACTTTTCGAGCAGACATCAAGAACAAGGCACAGCAGGGCATTCATTTGCCTCGTGTTTTGTCAACATTAACTATAGCATCAATGAGTGCTTCACAACACGCTGATGTTTCATTGCAGAGCTGTCGACTCTTAAAATATGGGCATGAtcaaaaatattggaaaaatatTCTGGACTatcccagaaaaaaaaaaaaaaaggcttaaacAGGTAAACTATGCAACATGAGATTGCTTCCTCCCAATAGCAGTTTAACACTAGCATAAATGCATAACATACAAATTGTACCGGTAACTTCTTTCTACACAACTTTTTATCTATATTGCTTTGGAACTCTgaagacaaattttttttatatatgtacaacactaatacacaaaatgccccaaaaaaatTCCTACCtgaacaaaatgaaaccaatGGATTCGACAGCAGCCCTTCTGACATCATCATTCACGTCACTGaccttaaaaaggaaaattaaattaaaatgaacaattaaacaattttaaaaaacactgcatCCTTTAAAATGATTAGCGCTTCAGCATCCTATGCTCTTTGCATTTTGGCATAGTGAATCAGTTTTTACTAAACTGCAGTAATGAAGCCCAAAAACAAATACTTACAGCAACATGCAGAAGACGTCGAATGGCTTTGTTGTTTCCAGAGCCGCAGTAGGCCATTCCCACAGTGTACATACCAGAACGCCTCAAGATGGGGTCCTAACATTGACAGTGAGGGAAAACAGAGTCTGAAGACAAAGTGTCTGGATACACAATATGATCAACAGTGCCAGTACTTCCCAAAACTAAGGATTACAGAACTCCTTCTGGCATGCAATACAGACCAAGAGTACCCAGTGATACATGCACAGCCTCAgggtaaattaaataaataaaaaaacagatcaaTTGCAGCACATGACACTGATACATTTCACGTAAGGAATCCCCTTTTCAATCTTTGTTTAACTGCTGTTCTTTTGAACAAAAACAGGTTTTAAAtccactgcaaacacattattgttatatataataatgaatatTACAGCTCAACATGTTTTGTGTCTGTGGTTTTTACTTGTACCTTGTCTCTGCAGAGACTTTCAATGAGGGCATCAGCCTCCTCCATGCGACCATACATGACTAGGGCAATTCCTACTGCAAGCCCACGCAGGATCTTCTCATGCTGCGTCTCCTGTGCATAGCCCACCATGTCCTCGATTGCCTGGGCAGACTTGGAGCCCAACATAACCAGACCCAAAGCCAGGCCTGCAGCTTCACCTGGGAGATGAAAACAGAAGATTAGAAATTCTTGGTTTGgatttttgtagattttaagaaatacatgaataaaaatcagATGATGTGGGTAAAAGATAAATGGACTTCACTTACAcattaaatgtgtaaaaaaattaGAAGTTACTTGATGTTCAGTGTCCAGCTCAAGGGCACTTGAGTAAATCATACTTCATatgcaaaaattacaaaatagtgAGCAGGAAAAGCATCTTGAACAAACCCCACACACGctcattaacattaaaaaatgttacattaagTGACAAAATACACACCAGTGACTGCATCATCTTGGTAGAGGTTTGACTTGAGCAGGTCATAAACATCCTGTCTCGCTGTGCCCAATGCAGCCAAACCCAGGCCAAGGGCACCACCATGACGAACAatctgaaacaaaaacacaaaaaaaacaaagagaatgAAAACTGGCTTTACCATGTATGTGCAGaatatcaaaagaaaaaaatcaaacaaacatcATTGCTGGCATTCTTGAGTTGACCGAGCAGGTAGTCGATAATATCCCCGCCGTGGTTGGCATGAATAAGACCCAGAGCGTACAGGCCACCTCCTTCCTGGTAGGCGGAGCCAGGCGACGTGTCTTTGGGCAAATATGTGGCCATTAACTGAAGCGCCTCTTTCTCGTGTCCCTGAAAAACATTGTGTTCCAAATCATTACAACAATTtgatataaaatacataaaaacaaacatcaacagCAACTCAGAGCAAAGATTTACCTTGTGAATGACTCCCAGACTTGCTGTGGCAGTGAATTTTGCCCAATTGGTGGCTCTTGCTAGCCACTCTAAATTTTctctgcacaaaacaaacaaacagtcaCATAAGCCCCAACTTTAAAATATCAATATGTTGTCTATGCAAGAAGTTTAATTTCCTCTCAGAGGCGTTACCTGAGGAACTGGTCACTTGTGGTTCCTGTGTGCATGAAAGAGTTGGCTATAACCGTGGCTGTGTGACATACTGAATTTCGAACTGCATCCTGGATTAGGAGGAGGAAATACAAACAAGGGTCAGGAAGGAGAGGCCACACCAGATACAGAGCACTAGCCACCAATGTTCCTTCAACATAAAGGGTGGATGATAGATAGACTACTTCacctttgtgtttttaagaatCATCAGAtctgtgttgttgtttctgATCAGAAACTGCAGATGCAGTTCAATGGCCATCTCTCCACTCAGGATCTTAATCATCTTGGCATTTTGGTCTTTGGGCTCCTCCTTCTAAAAATCCAGAGACAAATGACATAATTTAAAACTAAACTGAAAACAAACACCTGGGTAAAAAAACTGTAGCATTAAGGACGCAAACCGTTTCACTTGGTTTGCCCGCAGGCGAGCTTCC from Gouania willdenowi chromosome 4, fGouWil2.1, whole genome shotgun sequence includes the following:
- the htr2b gene encoding 5-hydroxytryptamine receptor 2B, which codes for MSQLAVAQLEANGSHAGVVPETQLKWAALLIVMVIIPTIGGNILVILAVSLEKKLQNATNYFLMSLAVADLLVGLLVMPIALVTVLYNSGWPLPEFLCPIWLFLDVLFSTASIMHLCAISLDRYIAIKRPIQHSQYKSRAKAMVKIALVWLISICIAIPIPIKGLQNYHLPNNITFNSNHNCLLKTDTFYEFIMFGSLAAFFVPLTIMMVIYLLTVQILRKKVYLLRSKVTQRFGYPTVSTVFRKEQVMTSPQTEQNKMLDCRLLRMQEKLNAGLRNSPTGNDMTFRRMSTMGKRSMQTLSNEQRASKVLGIVFLLFVIMWCPFFITNITSVLCSRCDADVISQLMEIFVWVGYVSSGINPLVYTLFNKTFRESFTRYITCKYKTCTSHRPHRHQMSGADWTLTRISFKSSMTENSKLFMKREMKNGIEAVTNRSPLRCQQTATKSGGAVVFDTLLLSENNHGKCIEHVSCV